The Breoghania sp. L-A4 sequence TGGCGCGAAATGCGCTCGTTTTATTCGTGCCGTTGCATGTGTTGAATACCAACATCAATTTGGTTGGATATATTTCGCCACGTTCCAGCCCTTCAGCTCGGCCAGCTCCGTCCAGGCGCGCTTGAGCCAGGCGGCGTCGAACTTGTGGCCGCCGGGGTGCAGGCACAGCTCGATCACCTTGCCCGCGCAGTTGACCCGGCGCTCGCACACCAGCGTGCCCTTGGCGCTTTCCTCGGGCACTTCCGCGCCGCAACTCCCCTTGTCGAACCACATCTCGAACCCGACGCCGACGTCGCCCTGGCGCGCCATGGTGCCGATCGCCCGGCCCTGCATGGGCACGGTCTTGTCGGCGGTGCCGTGCACATGGAACAGATAGGGCTCGGGACCGGGGCAGGAAACCGGCTGCGGCTCCCAGAAGGCGCCGGCGACAGGTGCGAAGCCGGCGAAGCGCTCGCCCATGTAGCACGCGAGATACCAGACCATCGAGCCGCCGACCGAAAAGCCCGAGGCCATGATCCGCTCCGGCGCGATGGAATGCTCGGCGATGGCGTCGTCAAGCACGGAATTCATGAAGGCGATGTCGTCGCGGCGCTGGCGTGGGCTGCCGGGAAACGACCAGGATTTTTCCGCCCCCTGCGGCGCGATCAGCGCCAGGCCCATGTCCGAGACGACCTTCGCCAGGTGGCCATTGCGCATCTCGCCGGCGGCCGTGCCTTTCCAGCCATGTAGAAAGACGATCGCGCCGACCTGGCTCTGCCCATTCCAGCTCTCGGGCATGCGGATGCGGTAGGTGCCGTCGGGCACGATACAGTCGGTGTCCGGACCACAGGCCATGGCGGGGGCCACCGTGAGCAGCGGCAAGAGCAGGAACAGCAAGGCAGCAAGGCTTGCCGAATGCCGCGTGTGCGCGGCGGCGCGGGACGCCATGGCCGATCTCCCTTCGCTGGATTTCCGGGTGGTCTCATTCGCCGAGACGGTCTGTCAGCGCGTTCCTCGTGTCAATTGAAGGCGGCGTCACAGTTGCGTGACGCGCCGGCGGAAGGGTTCCCGCTCGGGCGCGCAGCGGGGCCTTTGTGATTTGGGCCGCGAGCGTGTACCTGTGCGGTGTCGAGAACGCATGGATTCGCGAGAAGGAACCGCCTGCATGGATTGGTCG is a genomic window containing:
- a CDS encoding polyhydroxybutyrate depolymerase: MASRAAAHTRHSASLAALLFLLLPLLTVAPAMACGPDTDCIVPDGTYRIRMPESWNGQSQVGAIVFLHGWKGTAAGEMRNGHLAKVVSDMGLALIAPQGAEKSWSFPGSPRQRRDDIAFMNSVLDDAIAEHSIAPERIMASGFSVGGSMVWYLACYMGERFAGFAPVAGAFWEPQPVSCPGPEPYLFHVHGTADKTVPMQGRAIGTMARQGDVGVGFEMWFDKGSCGAEVPEESAKGTLVCERRVNCAGKVIELCLHPGGHKFDAAWLKRAWTELAELKGWNVAKYIQPN